From a region of the Falco peregrinus isolate bFalPer1 chromosome 5, bFalPer1.pri, whole genome shotgun sequence genome:
- the LOC101917482 gene encoding noggin-2-like, with amino-acid sequence MTAIRALLLCCCLGLLRPAGGQPFLRLRPSPSDNLPVKDIVEHPDPEYDPKEQDLDERTLRKKLGSHFDPGFMAVAVPGPANASGAEAAAGRGRAALPAELRRLELGPARGPRLRVGKKARRKVLQWLWAYTYCPVLYTWKDLGVRFWPRYIKEGNCFAEKSCSLPEGMFCKPVKSVTKTFLRWHCQGWSSQKYCTWIPVQYPLISECKCSC; translated from the coding sequence ATGACGGCGATCCGGGcgctcctgctctgctgctgcctggggctgctgcgcccggcgggcgggcagccCTTCCTGCGGCTGCGACCCTCGCCCAGCGACAACCTGCCCGTCAAAGACATCGTGGAGCACCCGGACCCCGAGTACGACCCCAAGGAGCAGGACCTGGACGAGAGGACGCTGAGGAAGAAGCTGGGCAGCCATTTCGACCCCGGCTTCATGGCCGTGGCCGTGCCGGGGCCGGCCAACGCCTCGGGcgccgaggcggcggcggggcgggggcgggcggcgctgcccgccgaGCTGCGGCGGCTGGAGCTGGGGCCGGCCCGGGGGCCGCGCCTGCGGGTGGGCAAGAAGGCGCGGCGGAAGgtgctgcagtggctgtgggCCTACACCTACTGCCCCGTCCTCTACACCTGGAAGGACCTGGGCGTCCGCTTCTGGCCGCGCTACATCAAGGAGGGCAACTGCTTCGCCGAGAAGTCCTGCTCGCTGCCCGAGGGCATGTTCTGCAAGCCCGTCAAGTCGGTCACCAAGACCTTCCTGCgctggcactgccagggctggtcCAGCCAGAAGTACTGCACCTGGATCCCCGTGCAGTACCCACTCATCTCCGAGTGCAAGTGCTCCTGCTAG